The segment ggattcgatctgggctagtgggacatgctttggaggcccaaaatttcaaagaagcccatgtcaggcaccacccgcgcaacccacccgcgcagcagcacgcgggtcgcgcaacctcctgcaggggcaatttcggaaatccatttggaaggctatttgaggaaggttggtgcccatcttttggagactcttagacatccgatttttggagattctctctggagttttgaagacttttgaaggtcaagaacacttgaagaacatcatatttttacctcttcaTTCtagcttaatgtttggtacaattttctctaactttgtttctttgggtttagccatgcttggctaaactaatctttgttgacttttggttaatcctttgaactttagttgaatgttgaagaatccatgaacatgttcttaaatctttatgggaatgttttgtgttttaacatcttatcactacttgtatgttttaattcatgagtttaaatgtgtttgtggtgattagttggctaatttcttgattaagtaaaggatcctcaaattagcaagcaacaaatgatttttgtgttgtttttgcttcacacaatcataaaaacatttcctccaacatggtggtgaaagcatttgacccctcttggatttggtgactttttggttcttaatgctagttgactttcactaattacatgctatttggaattagtgactttgactaaggaaattgttatgagcttctctagccatttcaacaattaagaaaagtctaggtaatctcaagctccttggattactatagccaaattaaggatttaaatcaaagtattgcaccattggattctaatgatatgttcatcaaaagtcaaagtgaggaaactttaagtcaaccatctctcccttattgattttacatcaaactcttatttttgttgcatttgtctatttaaatcatagttaattctagtttgtttcaagtatttcaaaacaccaacccccccccccccccccattttatttttattgtcattttacaagtatttttacaaagagatttttcatagagttataaattgaaccaatctccgtggattcgatccctttaccactatacactattttagtgtgtaatatttagggttattatttgtgttggcctcgacaaccaccactaATAaacaatggctctcaaaggctagattaaatccattcCTATAATCCCAtagagggtaaaagacctttttacccctccCTAACCCAAAATTACCTCTAAGTGAAGCTCCTCCCTTTGAAGAACTTAGATCCAAGcttgaacttcaaaccctagcctccacaagcacctccccttcttcttcactaacataCAAAGGCACatttagctcaaaacactcacacacaagcttaagGACGAAGGAAATGCtgtcttagggtttcactctctgatatggtggCTAAGGATAAGGCATttgcattccttttatagtgcacatgCCACAATTTAGGTTGTGCATCTGggcccgctacgcccagcgtaaccctgggtacgcccagcatacctagGCGAGTATGCGTCCAACATaagtgcatgagtacgcgcagcgtactctccagtacgcccagcgtactcatttgcaacATTTTCCACTCGATGACTAATTTTGACAACTTGATAAAAGAGAAAGGTTAAATAGCTGTACcagaatttcgggatgttacaaaattaGAGAGACATAAAATTATGTGGAAAACCTAAATCGGGAGAAAACCATAGGCGGAGGAAACCGGGAATCAATCCACTAAATATTGAATTGTTTACAGAGCTTGATCAAAGATATTACAATAAGCTATAATAATTTAGTGATGAAAGGTTGAAACCCTAGACATATCGCTCAAAAGGGGAGAGAAACTCATTCAATTTTGTCTTCAAAACCTCGCTATTCTAATTTTCTGCTTTCAATTGAAACTACAAAAGGGAAATGGTTTGTAAGATTTGGCAAATTGGGCTTCAAATTGGTTTGGACTGATTCTGACTTTGACGATACTTAAATTGATTTAACTCTAACAATCGATTAGCATAACAGCCGttaaaacaatataaaatacttccactataatattatctaattgcactatcgttttttttttttttgtaacaattatcataaaaataataattttgcttatgtataaaaaaatattatgggtctatttatttatttatttttgtatagGACCTTCAATTGATTTGGTTTGATCATTAAGTGAATATGAATGCATGCTAAATAATGACTTTCCTCATGAGAATATATATTATTAGCACGTACTAACTACCATCAACAAAACTAACCATCCTTAATAAGAAACAAACTCTCAAAAATGACGAAATTGCGAAAACATTAGAATGTCAATGGGCTAATCTAtagttttctatttttattttattttcttttgtttttttgtaaaatatcactggcttttacaaaaaaaaaaatcgtaaTAAAGTAATGATTTATTAGATAAAAAGATGGACATGTAATTATTGGAATATTGAACCGCTTCATAAGCATCCCTAGTCAATAGTGAAAACCAACAAGTTGACTAGGAGGTCAAAGATAGTAACTTGTTCCAAGTACGTGCACTAGTAAAACTACAATTCAAGGAAATGCGAATGAGAAGGTGTTAGCTGTTCTTCTACGGTTCTACCGGAATGGTTTTAATTCTGGGAATAATTTGTACGTAGAGTGCGATGTGCTATGATGAAGTTAAATGCACTTTCCGGTTAGTCTGATTTCCTTTACTACAATGGTTTGTTACTTTGTTTTATGCACAAATCCAAGACAAAGTAACTAGAAATAATTTACTATTGACTTCATTGAAATTACAAATACAGTAGAGGAAAATTGAAGGTCACAACCAATTTAGTTTAAATTTATGTAAGTGTCAACAAATACAACTTTCAATCTCCGACATTATAAACTCTTAAAACATTTATTGATAACAAAAATATTTACATCAACTAAAACGATTTATGTATTGATATAGTAAGACGTGGGATAATAAGGGCCATTAAATGACTCTTTACACATGTAATTCGAGGAAAACttgtaaaacaagttttctaTATATAACAAAGAGAACTAAAAACTAgttcaccaaaaaaaaaaaaagtaaccaATGGCCTTGTTGGAGCCTCCACTTCTATGTACTTCTCCAGCTTCCGTTGAAGATGTGCAAAAATGGGTCGATCATATCCCCAGAACATTGCAATCCCAACTTTCCGCTGGCACCATTCTTCCTGTCAGCATCTTCAAGCTTCCAGACAGTCGAATATCCGACAACCCAAATTCTTACCTTCCCGAAGAAATAGGTATTGGACCAATCCACCATTTCCGAAGTGACCTCTACAATAGAGAGCAGATTAAACTAGTCACAGCTCAAGAAGTTCTAAAACCCTACAATATCACATCCGAGTACGAAACCATCGTAAAAGAACGTCTCATACCTCTTGTCACAATAGCTAGAAGTTGCTACGATATAAACTTTGACATCGGGAACACACCTTTAGCATGGGTTTATTCCATAGATGTAGTTGTGTTGCTGGATATTCTAATGAAAGTAACAGAAGGAAAACCCTCGGAGTTTTTGGAAGATGTTACGAAGCTTGAAAATCAAATCCCACTAGTGGTGATAATCGAACTGGTAAATGCTCTTAACCAAAACTTATCTGGCACATCAGACAATCCGTTTCTTGAGAATTTGTTTCTTAACTTTTGTGAAACACGTTCGCCTCTTAAGTTCTCTCTACCGAAAAGCCAAAAGGATCTTGATATAGGTAACCGCCATCATTTGTTGGACTGCATGTATCACTTGAAGGTATGCCATGCTAAACCACCTCCAACCCCTTTGATTCGAACAGATTACTCCATTGATGTGCCTTCGGATGAAGAGGAAGCCCCTAGCATATTGTCTGTTTTAGATGCTTTTTTGAAGCCTTTTAAGGACGCATTGAATTTGCCATGGGACAAGCTGAATGATTTGATCAAGTATTTGTTGGGACAGACACCTACTAAGCTTGAAATCGCCATACCTCCGGTTTCACATCTTGTTAAACTCGCAAAGATTGAATTTTCCTCAACAAATGGAGGTATTCGTGACATTGAATTCGACGTTGAAAAGCTCACACTTTGTCTCCCGGTTCTTGAATTGAAATCGGATTCTGATGTTATATTAAGAAATTTGGTGGCTTATGAAGAGTTAATGTTCAAATATGGTCACGTTCCTACTCTTGATGTCACTGAGTATGTGGATTTTATGTGTGGGATTGTCGATAGTGATAAGGATGTAAAGATTCTTCGTGAAAAGAATATTATCTTTGGAGATATGGAGGATGGGGAAATCGCAAACTTTTTTAATAATATTACTAAGTCGAGTGGGAGAACTGATGGGATAAAATCCAAGTTGACAATGACCATCGAGAGTATAAATCACTATTATGGTAATGTTCCACGAGTTAAAGTGTACGAGACCTTGAAGAAGGTGTTCAATGCGTCATGGAAAATTGCTTTGATCGCGTTCGCTATTTTAGGTCTACTGGTGATGATTTACATTGGAGTGCGTGAGGTTTCCAATTTAAAGGATCTATTTACCGTTAGTAACGTCCCGTTTGTCGTTCCTCAAGTTGGCACGAATAACGAACTTCTTGATTTTTAGGCAATTTGGTCGATGAAGGGCAATGTGAGTGATTTCGAGTGTTCAATAAAGTATAAGATTGTATTCtacaatttattaatttataaactttgtgaagtttgaaatGGCTTTATATTTTTCATTCTTTTTTTGGCATAAGGATCCTCTTTCTTACGAATATAAATATTTTCTTGTGTTaagtaaaaaacaaaaattatgcaaacaattgacaatCAAAGTGTTATGTTGGTAAAAACACACGATCAATAATccaaataatttacaataatATTAATTCAAGtggaataaaattaaaatataagatGTAAATAAGCAACAAGAATATCAAAACACTAAATAAAAAAAGAGACATAAAGTGATAAAGATTTAGAGGGCgtttgtttttctaaaaaaacAGCTTCTTGGTAGTATCATACCATACATATTATACTTTTGCCGTATAAAACTTATGGGTGTCATATCACATCCACCACAACACACATTTGTATGCATGAAGTATTATATTTGAAGGATAGGCTATTTTTTCCCACAAGTAAAGTTGTAACACAAGATTTGCATACCCCACTTTTTTGGGGGTCCGTGCGATGTTTACGAATATTGCACTATACCGTGGTATGCGGTACAAGACACACTGTATGGTCTTATCGCTGCGCCGCGCTAGGGCTGTCAAATCGGGcagtcgtgtcgtgtttttgtctaacATGACACGACAAAGTTTTGCATAACATGAACACGACacaacacgatgtcgtgtttttttattaacaagaaaatgaaccaattaaaacacgacaacacgacacgacacgataaagataatattacataactattagtgtatttcgtttatacttaaagatatataacacgacaaaaatgacaaacacgaaaaacacgataaCCACATGCATAATCGTGTCAATTTCTTGTCGATttatgaacacgaacacgacacgacacgacatcgtgttttttaatcTTGACACAAAAACGACACGAACATGAATTCGAATTTTGATTTCGTTTCatttcgtgtatttttgtcgtgccGTGTCATAAATTAACACCCCTGCGCCATGCAGAATATGCGCAACAAATTGGGCTTTTGCAACTGTTAGTTTTTCTAAAAGGCTTTtaagtataaaaaaaaaaaaaaaaaaaaaaatccttgtCCGTGAGCTTCTTGGTGCAGCAATAGACCAACTACTTCAAAACTCTTCTCAACCCTAATAAAAAAAGGAACGGACAAAAAAAATCACACATGTCACTCCATCCTCTTCTCTCACTCAATCGTTCTTCCTTCTCCAGATCGTCAGCCTCAGCCCTTCGTCGGTGCACCTCCTTTCTCGTGAGCGCGAGCACCATTATAGCCTTTCAGATCGTTGAAAGGTATGTTGATTTCTAATTTCTGGTTAAATGATCATCGATAGATGTCATGAAATCGATTGTTGTAATGAATTTTCGGGTTTGCTAAAATGTAATAGTCATGCTGAAATCGATTTTCTTAtttgcattatatatatatatatatatatatatatatatatatatatatatatatattactatatTATTATACAAATCTCACTATTTTTAAAAATAGATTTAAACGTCCAAAACTTTTAGTTGAATGTACAATAACCAATGCATATCTTTACTTCTCTAATTTATTTGTTTCCCTAATTATTTATTTTCTTCTCTTTGACTCCTTAATCGACTTGGTGAACGGTGATTGACCAATTCTAAGCACAAATCGAGGAAGTATAGTTACATTTATTTTGAATTCCAAAATTCTTATCTCTTAAATGATGAACACCACACACACTCTCTTTCATCTTTTCTCTCAAAAGTCGAACGCTCCGCCCAGGTTGATCTCCATGATCAGTTAACAACCACCACCATATCATCTTCTACCTAATGATGACATTGCCACCCAAGATATGTACTTTTGTTTCCCTCAGATCTCTAGCAATTAGATTTTCCCCATCACCCCCATCATTCTCGTTTTGAAATTGAAAGCCAAATACGTTCCTCTTCATTCTTCTACCCTCTCTCATTCACTCCGGCGCTCTTCGTCTTCATCCAATTGAATCTGTTAATCCCACATTCAGTGGAGACTCATTCAAATTGGAAGAATTTTCGTTCTCTGTTTCTCCTCTCACGTTCTCACATCACTAACGCCTAACTACTCAGAACCCTTGAAATATCATCCAACATCTGAACTCAGGGCACGTATCTATTTCTCATAAAAACCCTAAGCGACTAACGTCCGCTGGAAATAATGACACGATCTGATGAAAACGAAGACACCCGCCCATAAGGTTCTATAACTCATTGTATGTCTTCTTCATTTGTTGCTAACCTTCTATTTGGATTTTTAGATCTGAGTAATATAGCTTCGGATGTTATTTTTATAATTGGATCCATAGCTTTGATTGTGGATATGATTTTTAAATCCAGgttcaaaagtttaaatttatttttagagCTGGTTTTTTGTTTCTAGGTGGTTttgatttgatgtccatttttcattttgttgcttTAATATACAGATCGATGAACAAGTTGAGTATTTTAAGTTGAGCGTAGCATATGATCTGGAAGAAGAATCTTCGATTTGAGGGTGGATGTTTCATTttgtttcttcaaaaaaaaatttactttCCTAAAGAGTCTTTTTATGTTTTGGCAACTATCAGaactctctctctgtgtgtgtgtgtgtgtgtgtatatgtgtgtatgtgtacATATAACCCCCTGTCATTATGTTCTTAGTCTCTTAATGTTATATTTTCTTAAGGAATTCGACAGGTGGAGCTATGGTTTTATAGGTAAAGCTGTGTGGAAGTGATGTTTGGTTTTATGAAgggtaaatttgtcattttttgttGGCTATCCTTACATTGCAAACTGTTGAAGGTAATTATACTACTTTAATTATAATGTTTTTCTTACCATTTATCCTTGGATTTCCATTTGTTTGTTGAAGGATGAACATTGCCTCCCATGGTACACAAGCTATTGTATGGTaacacaacacataacatatgTGAAAGCAATTTCAGTAAACAACTAACCAATTTAGGCCATATGTCAAAGAATTGAATGTTGATCTACTAAAGCTTGTTTCAACTTTCATATTCGCATATTCATATTTGTCCATTAAGTAGCTATTGTAGAAAATTTTGATCATGTAGTGTACAGAAAAATTTGATAAAGTTGCTCTAATTTTAACTTGGTAAGATActcttatttctttatttttttattgcttATGAACATAATGTACATTTTCTTTAAAACATTCGATTGTAACacattttttgtttcttttctattttttgaATAGGTTGATGATACACCTAAGTACCTGACAAGCATAAGAAGATATATTTTTGGCAACAAGTGATGATAAAGAGGTAGTTCTAAGTGATTATAGTTTTTACAACTTCAGTGTTTGATTACTTCATGCCAATGTTTATGACTTATTTACTAAATCTGATTTAAAATGTCAACTATGGAAATTGGAAAATAGATTTGATTCTATGGAAGAAAAAACCATACTCATTCTGCATTCCTTCTTAGAAGAGTTCAAGCGCACTGGATCTCAACTCCTATACTGTCTCGCACCTCAGAAAGTCCAACCACCATGGTTGAAAGTCAAATGAACCTAAACACACTCTTTTATGATCGTCTAATTGATCACATTACAATTTCAAAGTTTAAAAGCAAACTAGGTGGTGAGATTAACTGAACAATGGTTTGCAATTTGCAAATTAATAGAAAAAGGACCAAAGAAAGGTTTCCTAAAATATCAAACATTTGTAAGTTAGGTAACAACCCAtttaaaaatctattttattaaaaaaaacattttattaataCTTTTAAATATTCCTACAAGAAAGCGTGTGATTCATTTTGATATCACGAAGAAAAAAATTGATGAAAATAGAAAAtggctaatgtcataaaaaccctcaagttttcagggttttgtcggttttaccgaaagttgaattttatgtccgtttttaccctaacattttccaaaaaaatgttcggttttacccttgtaccggtgataacaggttaccattatattaacttcgcaaaaaacccttaagtttacagtttatttacatttttacccttaagtttataaaatttttttttacacttttaccctatgtatttttttcatattatacgtattcaagcagaaaaatcatatgaatatgtatattatgaaaaaaatatatttggggtaaaagtgtaaaaaaaattataaacttaagggtaaaaacaCAAAAATTGGTAAACTTAAGGATTTTTTTGCgaatttaatataatggtaacctggaaaacctattatcaccggtaaaagggtaaaaccgaacatcttttcgaaaatgtttgggtaaaaacggacataaatttcaactttaggtaaaaccgacaaaaccctgaaaacttaatggtttttatgacattaacccatAAGAAAACAAGACTTTAATGTTGTGGTAGATACAAATGAAACACATGACAAGACCAATCATTCTGAAAATCAAGCAGGTGAGCATAGTATAAAAGTATGATTCTATTATTAATTCTTATAATGACGTTACTTGTTGGACAAGTATTATTATGAGACCTTATTTACTTCATTTCATGTTAGTTTCTATTAGCCTCTTTAGTGCTGGTCCTTTTAGTATGATGATTCAAAGATGTTATGTTAGTTCATATTTGTTATCTATTTTTTAAACCACTTTAGTATTATGGTATTTCTCCAGCTTCCCGTTGGTCtgcttttcttttaataaatttTGTTGTAAAAAAAAGGTGTGTTAATTATCTGATGTACAACAAATAAAATGCCACTAAATCACTAATATTGTATTGCCCACGCTAAACCACGCAATATATAAATGCATCCAAGATAAAAATACAACCCATAAATGACTTACATCCCAAACCTTTCGTATAATCCAAAATTGATACCACTTTTTTCTTCAAACTTGCTTCAATCGTCATTTCACAAACGCCAATCAAGCTAATATAATTTCCACTTTCTAATGTGTATTTTCGCACTACCTTCCCACACCCAGAAGCACATTTAATTAATACAAAATTATTCATAGCTTTCCAATACCATTTTCTTTCCTTCCAATATCGAGAATTACTTTTTATGCACTTTGTACAACTCAAACTTCTCATCTTTATTTGTAAGAAAAGGTTACATACAAACTTCTTTTGTGCCAAACCACCTTCGAAAACCACACTAGCCCCCCTGTATTTTCGAATTTTAGCTCTCAATTTTCATTTTTCCGTTTTGCCACTTCTTACACAACCTCTAAATTTGGAATACAATTCCTGCATAACTAGCCCttcatttttatttacttttattatatatttaaccCCAAATACCTTCGGTCGGGCTTAAACATTATGCATATGCAACCTTGGGACAAGTGTTTTAGGATCGAGCGTTGACAAACCGATAAAGGGAATGAGTGGAATGGTTAAATGAGTCAATCTCATAATGATAAACAGTTTATATTATTGTTACATAaattacatgcaaaataatagttgacttttcaaaaaataaatatggTCAAGGAACAAATTTGGGGAAAAATATGATATGCTATAGAAGAACGAAATGTAAAAAAGAAATTATTTGaagaaataaaattaattaatgcttggaaaatattttccaaaataaaacttATTTCCACCCGTtcttaaaaaccctaaaaactttaTAATGACGTTGCAATTCAGGATCACGAACTACATACCAAAACAATGTGGCCGGCCATTATGGGATGCAATAGAATTTCGATACATTGCATGTTCTTTGGAAGATGACATGTTTCCGTATAGAAATGAATCGTTTAACGAATATAATCCTAAAAATAAACTATTTGACGAAAAGAAACAATTCGTTGCTGTAAAACCGACTGATAACAATATGTATCTGTTTTGTGTTCCATAAAATATAATATCTTTCCCCGAATAGAACTAACTGCCGAATGAAAGTAATCGTCTCTGTTGCTTCGCGCGAGAAGTCAAGTAAAATGTTCGACTGGAAAGGGCATAAAAGAAGATGCAATACCCTTTACTTACACAACTTCCAGGTATATTGTAATGTTTAACATTTGTTTCAAAGAGAGTTTGGCACCATTTAAAAATAGATCACTCAAAACATGTCGAAAGTGAACTAATCGTCGTCTCAATACTAATTGTCAAAAGAAACTATTTATCGCGGATGCATTGCACGAATACACTACTAGATAGAAACCATATTGGCCTTCCCTATAAACTATAAGCCTCGATAGTGGAAATGAAAATTCATAAACAAATGTCTCAAATCAGTAATAACATACCTTCATAATTAATTTCCGAAACAAAATATTCATCGTCCGCTGCTTTGCACGGGTaacgactagtatatatatatatatatatatatatatatatatatatatatatatagagagagagagagagagagagagagagagagctaggttcaaatgtttttagcaagtattgtgtgcctaaatgcaccaatgaaaattcaggaaataattaaatcactaataaataataaaagggtATAAGAGTAATCTACACtataattaattatggtaaaaGAAAAAAATCAATCAATACCCACTAATTTAGGTTATCAGTTTCATATAACACCACCACCGATTCCCACTACTTCTTTAAAAATCATCGTTCTCTCTTCACAGACCCAGAAACCCTTATCCCCTCCTAAATCAGTTTCGACGCCATCAGAGCAGTAGCACCACCCCACAGCACCGTAGaaccaccaactttatggattggagaAGAGAACGGGTGGAGTTGGGCCCTTTCGTCGGCGATGGCGCCGACCACCGACAGTACATCAAACAGAGACGTTCGCCATGGACACGATGACCTCTCAGGTATGATGATTTTAATATCCAAGGCTTTTGTATTTCATCGATTTTGAAATTAAGTAACAATGATTTTTATCTGATCTTGTTATATGATATTGATGGatttatgatgaatgaaaaagcaGGAAGTAGTGAATAACTTGGAAGGTGCACATGAACAAATTGACACTGCAATTTCAATTGTGTTGAAAGAAAGCAAACCAGTGTACATCAGTATAAGTTGTAATCTGCCTAGTATTCCTCATTTTCATCCATCAATGTAAGTCTTATGAGTTATGATCCATTACCATATTTGCAATTTTTGTTTACAAACAACATTCTGTCATGGCCTCCATGTGTTCGATAAAATGCCTCaatgaaaaaatagttaaaaatcctTAATGTTTTTACTTCACTTTGTTCCTTATTCTTTTCAGAACTATATAACTCAATTTAGATTGGGTTGGATGCCATTTTCATAACAATAGGTTGATGCTAGTTCCTTATTCTATCAGAATTTGCAGTTAAATACATTGAGCATGTCGAGAAGAAACACAGAGAGCCCGAAGAATGTTAGTTCCTTATTCGGTCAGAATAGGTTGATGCTAGTTCCTTATTTTGTTTGTTGGGTATattcttgataatacaaattcttaaaaaatattcttatagaatagtttattttgtaagaatattattattgtattctgatagaattgtagttaattatttgtatgtttaatgtaCAGGTTTTAtaagtgtatcactacaaattACTTGGCAATGAATTTCTGGTAGAAATGGCttcaagaatggcttgaagacctgatgggaaagggttgaagaatgaattaaacaatgatcacaCTCATTATTTAAGAatcttgttattttttaagaattatatatacttgttattctttcagaatgtttgttattatttaataaatcacaatcatacaatgtaattttttgatatattattagttcaagaatcgattttgtgtagtctttcaaaatgtattactagtttatggttgacattctgtcattctgacataataaaatcgaaaaatatatttactagtttatggttgacattctatcattctgacagaataaaatcggatttttaaatttgaattaatttaaaatattcagattttttaaaaataaagaaattaatcatccctaaaaatccaaaaatttccttttttaatataggttaattgactaaaatgtccttatgttgaaatttgtgtgattatatggtacatgttatcatattctactatcatagaccctgagatcatgacatttgattatattccatccgatgGTCCAAATCTGTGCATTCTgacatttgattatatatatatatatatatatatatatatatatatatatatatatatatatatatatatatatatatatatatatatatatatatatatatatatatatatatatatatatatatattgctttaTCTCTTGTTTTGGTTTATGTTATTTCACTAAAATAAATTGTTTTAAATAGTAAAGAGATTAAGCATAAGTTGATATTCTATATATTAAACCAAAATCGTAATTACCCAGTGGCTAAACATGAATTGGAATCTCACAAAAAGAGGTTAAAGAGGTTGTATTATCTTCTTAATTAAAAATATGATATTGTTTTTAAAGGGTAGTGCATTTTACCAatcttattttgatttgttcttttaCATTGCCTTGTTATAACCTTTTATATATTTCGTgcaattttcttatttattttttttttatggctttatttcatgtttttatttATGGTATTTCGAGGGCAAAGGTTAACCATACAAACCCACCTCCTATAGTTGTTGCACCATAGTCCACACGTATTTAATCATTGTAACACGATATTGTTGAGGTTCTAATTTGTACAAAAGTTTGGTTGTTTGGAGTTAAAGGTAATTGTATTCTTACTTGTTGAAACTTTGAATTTAATGTATTACTTTTTTTAATTAGCTTtgcattattttttttgttgttttgtagGTGATGAAGTGTTTATGTTTATAAGAATGTACTCATGATGTTATCTAATCAGATAGCAATAATACACATGAATAGTTGAATttgcttttattttgttata is part of the Lactuca sativa cultivar Salinas chromosome 7, Lsat_Salinas_v11, whole genome shotgun sequence genome and harbors:
- the LOC111882230 gene encoding putative UPF0481 protein At3g02645, with the protein product MALLEPPLLCTSPASVEDVQKWVDHIPRTLQSQLSAGTILPVSIFKLPDSRISDNPNSYLPEEIGIGPIHHFRSDLYNREQIKLVTAQEVLKPYNITSEYETIVKERLIPLVTIARSCYDINFDIGNTPLAWVYSIDVVVLLDILMKVTEGKPSEFLEDVTKLENQIPLVVIIELVNALNQNLSGTSDNPFLENLFLNFCETRSPLKFSLPKSQKDLDIGNRHHLLDCMYHLKVCHAKPPPTPLIRTDYSIDVPSDEEEAPSILSVLDAFLKPFKDALNLPWDKLNDLIKYLLGQTPTKLEIAIPPVSHLVKLAKIEFSSTNGGIRDIEFDVEKLTLCLPVLELKSDSDVILRNLVAYEELMFKYGHVPTLDVTEYVDFMCGIVDSDKDVKILREKNIIFGDMEDGEIANFFNNITKSSGRTDGIKSKLTMTIESINHYYGNVPRVKVYETLKKVFNASWKIALIAFAILGLLVMIYIGVREVSNLKDLFTVSNVPFVVPQVGTNNELLDF